The sequence below is a genomic window from Thermocladium sp. ECH_B.
CCAGTATGCCCAGCATTGCTAGTATTGCTAATCCTATGCCGTAAATGGGGAGAAGCGCCGTGCTCATGGCTAATTGCCTCTTTCCCTGGGAGCTCAGCGAACCATTAATTGCGTGTGGGTACAGGAACAGCGCCAATGCGCTGCCCAACCATAGCGTTGTGTATCCCCACATGAGCGACGCCGCCGGCTTCAGATTGGTTATTCCAGTCGCCAACCAGGCCACCTTATGCGCCGCTAATTGCTGCGCGAATGCTTGGGCATTAGCGAATGCAGTCGTGAATCCGCCGTACTTGAGGGGCACCACTATTATGAGGACTATCACGGNTAGAAATATCAAGGAATCCTTGAGGNCGGCTCCCAGAGTTGCTCCCCTGAGTCCGCTCGTGAATGTGAATGCCGCCAGTATTATGAAGGATATGGTTAATGCGATATCCGATACTTGAGCCACGTTTTGAACCACGCCGTACAGCATGATTGTGAGCACGGCCTGCATTCCAACTATTTGAAGCGCTATGTAGGGCAGCTCCGCTATTATGCCCGTGATCGCTATTAATCCCGCCAGAGCCTTGCTGGAGAACCTATCGGCAACCATGTCGGCCGCCGTCACGTAGCCATGCTTTCTTGACCACTCCCATAGCCTAGGCATTGTTAGCATGGCTATGGCGAACGTTATGGAGACGTAGGGAACGGCGAAGAAGTATAGGGCGCCGCTGGCGAACATGCCTGACGGCACTGCGACGAAGGTATATGCAGTGTATAGGTCAGCCCCTATGAGGAACCACACGAGGAATGTGCCTAGCCTCCTCCCAGCCAGGGCCCACTCGTGTAATTGAGACATGTCGCCCCTACGCCATCGAGCCCCATAGAACCCCAAAATCACGAATATCACGAATAGCGCAAGGAAGAGAACCCAACCAAGTATGCCTATCACGATTTCTCACCCCAATAGAGGAGAATGGCCACAACAGCGAAGATAACTGCCGATAATGCCAGCCATAGGGTTTGATACCAATAGAAGAAGGGTACCCCCAGCAACTCTGGATTCACGGAGTTATATGATGGTAGATCAAGGTAAATTATCAAAGGTATTAACATTAGTATAGCAGCAATAATTCGCCTATAGTTTATCCTTGATGCCATACTCATAGCATTATCCCTCCTCTAAGATATTTTTATGTTTTATCGCTATGTGTTTAAAACATGTTTTTATGTTTATAGCTATGCGTTTAACCTCAATATACTTATTACATCAATATAATAAGACTAAAATAAGGTAATAGTTCTATTTTGTATTAGGAAATTCTCATGCTTTTTCACGTCTCGTCACGTCTCGCAGAGTTTTCCCAAAGGCGCGGCTAGGCGTTTCACTTGGGAAAAAGAAGCTTAATACTTATTAAGCAGTATGAGAAAAATTAAATGCAGAATCTACATAAGAATTATGATGAGCGTATTGAGAAATCATGAATTCTCGTTTCTTTCAATCTCATT
It includes:
- a CDS encoding sodium:solute symporter — protein: MIGILGWVLFLALFVIFVILGFYGARWRRGDMSQLHEWALAGRRLGTFLVWFLIGADLYTAYTFVAVPSGMFASGALYFFAVPYVSITFAIAMLTMPRLWEWSRKHGYVTAADMVADRFSSKALAGLIAITGIIAELPYIALQIVGMQAVLTIMLYGVVQNVAQVSDIALTISFIILAAFTFTSGLRGATLGAXLKDSLIFLXVIVLIIVVPLKYGGFTTAFANAQAFAQQLAAHKVAWLATGITNLKPAASLMWGYTTLWLGSALALFLYPHAINGSLSSQGKRQLAMSTALLPIYGIGLAILAMLGILVYADPAAMAILSKXPLSTAGILAVPALAVASLPDWLAGIVLLGIFIGGLVPAAIMAIAQANLLTRNIIKPLYPNLTPHDETRISKWASVIFKFIALGFVFAVPATYAIQLQLLGGIIILQTLPAVFLGLISNRLNKYALMIGWAAGIGSGLYLVEAANHFGPLKTSLYPMAHVLVFVGLISLLINLAVSIILSIPTMAKKSEAVAKEQNK